From Desmodus rotundus isolate HL8 chromosome 10, HLdesRot8A.1, whole genome shotgun sequence, one genomic window encodes:
- the LOC139440333 gene encoding uncharacterized protein — translation MRSSMMCHFCGSFRKKLAHPCPEGQADWRFLGVLKSFTHSAVSHPTRTGPPLLPSSRSGEWPGSTPSAGGGESRARGTGSVICQFQASLLRWPLARRKPRGCTPGPQANVPVSSPSGPPWSLGGPGAPACTPRLLLSCREFSRKHLFPLPPRWHFLPLPIPAVTTSQLHEPGRRAGDRDFVATLPVLGPSGLSFAGSPWKGRDSIPLSHSRKGRAGGPRGHGRPGSGRAWGLKAGSWVQSSPSAPWGWQAGPSGTFHDRKAAQGVLCDGIWGPSLGTERQWAATAVRPSVPQRRPLSTKGLEGPTRPQG, via the exons ATGAGGAGCAGCATGATGTG CCACTTCTGTGGCTCCTTCCGGAAGAAGCTTGCCCACCCCTGTCCTGAAGGACAAGCAGACTGGCGATTCCTGGGTGTGCTTAAGTCCTTCACCCACTCAGCCGTTTCTCATCCCACACGCACCGGGCCCCCACTTCTTCCATCAAGTAGGTCGGGGGAGTGGCCTGGATCGACCCCCAGCGCTGGTGGCGGTGAGTCCAGGGCCCGGGGGACTGGATCTGTGATCTGTCAGTTCCAGGCCTCTCTGCTAAGGTGGCCGCTGGCTAGGAGGAAGCCGCGTGGATGCACGCCTGGCCCGCAGGCCAATGTCCCTGTGTCCTCTCCATCTGGGCCTCCCTGGTCCCTCGGTGGCCCAGGGGCTCCTGCCTGCACCCCTCGGCTCCTCCTCTCATGCCGTGAATTCAGCCGCAAACACCTGTTTCCTCTCCCCCCACGGTGGcatttcctgcccctccccatccctgccgTCACAACTTCACAACTGCATGAGCCCGGGAGGAGGGCCGGGGACCGAGACTTTGTAGCAACGCTTCCCGTGCTCGGCCCTTCTGGGCTTTCCTTTGCAGGCTCCCCCTGGAAAGGCCGGGACTCTATTCCCCTGTCTCACAGCAGAAAAGGCAGGGCAGGTGGCCCCAGGGGACACGGCCGGCCAGgcagtggcagagcctggggcctgAAGGCGGGCAGCTGGGTCCAGAGCTCACCCTCTGCACCATGGGGGTGGCAGGCTGGGCCTTCCGGCACATTCCACGACAGGAAAGCAGCACAGGGAGTTCTGTGTGATGGCATTTGGGGACCTTCCTTGGGGACAGAGAGACAATGGGCAGCCACTGCTGTCAGGCCCTCTGTCCCACAGCGCAGGCCGCTTTCTACCAAAGGGCTGGAGGGACCTACCAGGCCTCAAGGGTGA